One Owenweeksia hongkongensis DSM 17368 genomic region harbors:
- the miaB gene encoding tRNA (N6-isopentenyl adenosine(37)-C2)-methylthiotransferase MiaB has product MHNSETKEMMEENRQGEALVIEREGIGKKMYIESYGCQMNFSDSEIVASILQKEGYGTTKNVDEADLVLLNTCSIRDKAEQTVRKRLTNFNKMKRNNPGMKIGVLGCMAERLKDKLLDEEKLVDMVVGPDAYRDLPNLVKELDEGRKAVNVLLSKEETYADVSPVRLGQNGVSAFVSITRGCDNMCTFCVVPFTRGRERSRNPQTILEECIDLAENGYKEITLLGQNVDSFLWYGGGLKKDFEKASDAAKASAVDFAMLLRMVAEAVPGMRIRFSTSNPQDMSDDVLYAIAEYDNICNYIHLPVQSGSSRILKLMNRGHNREEYMGLVDRIKKIIPGCGISHDLITGFPTETEEDHQETLSLMDYVGYDFGYMFYYSERPNTYAERKMEDDIPLEVKKRRLNDIIVKQQALSLANNKKHLGKVVEVLIEGSSKKSDSDWYGRTDFNTVAVFPKGDEKLGDFVKVKIEDCTTATLMGKRIN; this is encoded by the coding sequence ATGCACAATAGTGAGACAAAAGAAATGATGGAAGAAAATCGCCAAGGTGAAGCTTTGGTGATAGAGCGCGAGGGAATTGGCAAGAAAATGTACATCGAAAGTTACGGTTGCCAGATGAACTTTTCGGACAGTGAAATTGTGGCGTCAATTCTTCAAAAAGAAGGTTACGGAACCACAAAAAATGTGGATGAAGCTGACCTTGTTTTATTAAATACCTGCTCTATTCGCGATAAAGCGGAGCAAACCGTTCGCAAGCGTTTGACCAATTTTAATAAAATGAAGCGCAACAATCCGGGGATGAAAATCGGAGTGTTGGGTTGCATGGCTGAGCGCCTAAAAGACAAATTGCTTGACGAAGAAAAGTTGGTAGACATGGTGGTGGGCCCTGATGCTTATCGCGATTTGCCAAACTTGGTGAAAGAACTGGATGAAGGTCGCAAAGCGGTAAATGTATTATTGAGCAAGGAAGAAACTTATGCAGATGTAAGTCCTGTTCGCTTGGGGCAAAACGGAGTTTCGGCATTTGTATCCATTACCCGTGGTTGCGATAATATGTGCACATTCTGCGTGGTGCCATTTACGCGTGGTCGCGAACGAAGCCGCAATCCTCAAACTATTTTGGAAGAATGTATTGACTTGGCCGAAAACGGTTACAAGGAAATTACTTTGCTTGGGCAAAATGTGGACAGCTTCCTGTGGTATGGTGGCGGTTTGAAAAAAGATTTTGAAAAAGCCAGTGATGCGGCAAAGGCCTCAGCAGTAGACTTTGCCATGTTGCTAAGAATGGTAGCCGAAGCGGTGCCAGGAATGCGAATTAGATTCAGCACTTCCAACCCGCAGGATATGAGTGATGATGTGCTTTACGCTATAGCGGAATATGATAACATCTGCAATTATATTCACCTTCCGGTGCAGTCGGGTAGTAGCCGAATTTTGAAATTGATGAATCGCGGGCACAACCGTGAGGAATACATGGGCTTGGTAGATCGTATCAAGAAAATAATCCCAGGCTGTGGTATTTCACATGATTTGATCACCGGTTTCCCTACAGAAACGGAAGAAGATCATCAGGAAACCTTGAGCTTAATGGATTATGTAGGTTATGATTTTGGCTACATGTTCTATTATTCAGAAAGACCAAATACCTACGCTGAGCGCAAAATGGAAGATGATATTCCATTGGAAGTGAAAAAGCGCAGGCTGAATGATATTATAGTAAAGCAGCAAGCACTTTCTTTGGCAAACAACAAAAAGCACCTTGGAAAAGTGGTAGAGGTTTTGATTGAGGGATCTTCCAAAAAATCGGATTCCGATTGGTATGGTCGCACGGATTTTAATACGGTGGCGGTTTTCCCGAAAGGGGATGAAAAACTTGGAGATTTTGTGAAAGTAAAAATTGAAGATTGTACCACGGCAACCCTAATGGGAAAACGCATAAACTAA
- the secG gene encoding preprotein translocase subunit SecG — protein sequence MTALLTSLIIIACILLIIIILIQNPKGGGLSSSFGGGGTQLFGGVKKTTDFLDRGTWVLSIILVGLVLFMNVMISPRSGEGITGPESEITEELNSMPQAPVSTPAPAGDLPEPVQEDEN from the coding sequence ATGACTGCATTGCTTACATCACTCATCATAATTGCATGTATTTTATTAATCATCATTATTTTGATTCAAAACCCTAAAGGAGGCGGCCTTAGCTCATCTTTTGGTGGAGGCGGAACACAGCTTTTTGGCGGTGTTAAAAAGACTACTGATTTTCTTGATCGTGGTACCTGGGTACTATCTATCATCCTTGTAGGTCTTGTCCTTTTTATGAATGTTATGATCAGCCCAAGATCAGGTGAAGGTATTACCGGTCCTGAATCAGAAATTACGGAAGAGCTAAACTCAATGCCACAGGCACCAGTTAGCACTCCAGCTCCAGCTGGCGATTTGCCAGAGCCTGTGCAGGAAGACGAAAACTAG
- the groL gene encoding chaperonin GroEL (60 kDa chaperone family; promotes refolding of misfolded polypeptides especially under stressful conditions; forms two stacked rings of heptamers to form a barrel-shaped 14mer; ends can be capped by GroES; misfolded proteins enter the barrel where they are refolded when GroES binds), translating into MAKEIKFNLEARDALKRGVDQLANAVKVTLGPKGRNVVIEKSFGAPTVTKDGVSVAKEIELEDKVENLGAQMVKEVASKTADVAGDGTTTATVLAQAIYTQGMKNVAAGASPMDIKRGMDKAVAKVVANLQSQSKEVGDSYDKIEQVASISANNDNTIGKLIAEAMSKVSKEGVITVEEAKGTETHVDVVEGMQFDRGYLSPYFVTDSEKMIADLESPYILIYDKKISNMKELLPVLEPVAQSGKPLLIISEDLDGEALATLVVNKIRGSLKVAAVKAPGFGDRRKAMLEDIAILTGGTVISEERGFKLENATVDMLGTAEKVTIDKDNTTVVNGSGAADDIKGRVNQIKAQIESTTSDYDREKLQERLAKLAGGVAVLYVGAASEVEMKEKKDRVDDALAATRAAIEEGIVPGGGVALVRAAAELTDMVGENEDETTGMNIIARAIEEPLRQIVINAGLEGSVVVNKVKEGKDDFGFNAKTGVYEAMLEAGIIDPTKVTRVALENASSVAGMLLTTEATITEIPSEDGAGGGMPGGGMPGGMGGMM; encoded by the coding sequence ATGGCTAAAGAAATAAAATTCAATCTGGAAGCAAGAGACGCACTGAAAAGAGGTGTGGATCAATTGGCAAATGCCGTGAAAGTAACCCTAGGGCCAAAAGGTCGTAATGTGGTTATCGAAAAATCTTTTGGAGCGCCTACCGTAACTAAGGATGGTGTATCTGTAGCAAAAGAAATTGAGCTAGAAGACAAGGTAGAAAACCTTGGTGCACAAATGGTGAAAGAAGTAGCTAGCAAAACTGCAGATGTAGCTGGTGATGGTACTACTACTGCTACCGTTTTGGCGCAAGCTATTTACACTCAAGGGATGAAAAACGTAGCTGCTGGTGCATCTCCGATGGACATCAAAAGAGGAATGGACAAAGCTGTAGCTAAAGTTGTGGCTAACCTTCAATCTCAGTCTAAGGAAGTGGGCGATAGCTATGATAAGATTGAGCAGGTAGCTTCTATCTCTGCAAACAACGATAACACTATCGGAAAACTTATTGCTGAAGCAATGAGCAAAGTGAGCAAAGAAGGTGTAATTACCGTAGAAGAAGCTAAGGGTACCGAAACTCACGTAGACGTGGTGGAAGGTATGCAGTTTGATCGCGGATATCTTTCTCCTTACTTCGTTACCGATAGCGAAAAAATGATTGCTGACCTGGAGAGCCCATACATTCTTATTTATGATAAGAAGATCAGTAACATGAAGGAATTGCTTCCTGTATTGGAGCCGGTAGCGCAAAGCGGAAAACCATTATTGATCATTTCTGAAGATCTTGATGGCGAAGCGCTAGCTACTTTGGTAGTAAACAAAATTCGCGGAAGCTTGAAAGTGGCAGCTGTAAAAGCTCCAGGTTTTGGTGATCGTAGAAAAGCAATGTTGGAAGACATCGCAATCCTTACCGGTGGTACTGTAATCTCTGAAGAAAGAGGTTTTAAATTGGAGAACGCAACTGTAGATATGTTGGGTACTGCAGAAAAAGTAACCATTGATAAGGACAACACAACTGTGGTAAACGGTAGCGGTGCTGCTGATGATATCAAAGGTCGTGTGAACCAAATCAAAGCTCAGATTGAGTCTACTACTTCTGACTATGATCGTGAGAAGCTTCAGGAACGCTTGGCCAAATTGGCTGGCGGTGTAGCTGTACTTTATGTTGGTGCTGCCTCTGAAGTAGAAATGAAAGAGAAGAAAGACCGTGTGGATGATGCACTTGCAGCAACCCGTGCTGCCATCGAAGAAGGTATTGTACCTGGAGGTGGTGTAGCACTAGTTCGTGCTGCTGCTGAGCTTACTGACATGGTTGGTGAGAATGAAGACGAGACTACCGGTATGAACATTATCGCTCGTGCTATCGAAGAGCCATTACGTCAAATTGTTATCAATGCTGGTCTTGAAGGATCTGTAGTGGTAAACAAGGTGAAAGAAGGTAAGGATGACTTTGGTTTTAATGCCAAAACTGGTGTGTACGAAGCTATGCTTGAGGCTGGTATCATCGATCCAACTAAAGTTACCCGTGTAGCTTTAGAGAATGCTTCTTCTGTAGCAGGTATGTTGCTTACTACTGAGGCAACCATTACCGAGATTCCAAGTGAAGATGGAGCCGGAGGCGGAATGCCTGGCGGTGGAATGCCTGGAGGAATGGGCGGAATGATGTAA
- a CDS encoding sigma-54 interaction domain-containing protein, protein MSSLQEIKQRFGIIGSSPLLDRALSKAVQVASTDISVLVSGESGVGKESIPRIIHSQSHRKHNSYIAVNCGAIPEGTIDSELFGHEKGSFTGATGARKGYFEEADGGTIFLDEVGELPLGTQVRLLRVLETGEFIKVGSSKSQKTDVRIVAATNVDLLEAIKKGKFREDLYYRLNTVEIRLPALRERKEDIHLIFRKFVADFSDKYHLPAIRLTPDAVEMLQNFRWPGNIRQLRNLAEQLSVVEQNREVDSENLLNYLPAIGKSELPALYNKEDSSGSGSKSGDFSSEREILYKVLFDMKGDLNDLKKLTMELMKHGTHGNFEEDNSQLISKIYGEEDEVPVSPPRPAEEKKYLPIYKDGDTELHDSTFDTDHETVEEENLSLQEKELELIKKALDRSGGKRKDAADELGISERTLYRKIKQYDLQ, encoded by the coding sequence ATGAGTAGCCTTCAGGAAATAAAGCAACGTTTTGGTATAATCGGTTCTTCGCCATTGCTGGATAGAGCATTGAGCAAAGCCGTTCAGGTAGCCTCTACCGATATTTCGGTTTTGGTATCTGGTGAAAGTGGTGTGGGTAAAGAATCTATTCCCCGTATTATACATAGCCAATCGCACAGAAAGCACAACTCATACATTGCTGTAAACTGCGGTGCCATACCCGAAGGAACGATTGATAGTGAACTTTTTGGTCACGAAAAAGGGTCTTTTACCGGGGCGACCGGAGCAAGAAAAGGATATTTTGAAGAGGCAGATGGCGGAACCATATTTTTGGATGAGGTAGGTGAATTGCCTTTGGGAACGCAAGTACGTTTGCTTCGTGTTTTGGAAACTGGTGAGTTTATAAAAGTAGGTTCATCTAAATCACAAAAGACAGACGTTCGTATTGTAGCAGCTACCAATGTTGACCTTTTAGAAGCTATCAAAAAAGGAAAGTTTCGTGAGGATCTATATTATAGATTGAATACGGTAGAAATTCGTCTGCCAGCTTTGCGCGAACGCAAGGAAGATATTCATTTAATCTTCAGAAAATTTGTAGCGGATTTTTCCGATAAGTATCACCTTCCTGCTATTAGGCTTACGCCCGATGCGGTAGAAATGTTGCAAAATTTCCGTTGGCCGGGAAATATTCGTCAACTTAGAAACTTGGCTGAGCAGCTTTCGGTAGTGGAGCAGAACCGTGAAGTAGACAGTGAAAACTTGTTGAATTATTTACCAGCTATAGGAAAGTCAGAGTTGCCAGCCTTATATAATAAGGAAGACTCAAGTGGCAGCGGTAGTAAAAGTGGAGATTTTTCGAGCGAAAGGGAGATTTTATACAAGGTGCTTTTTGATATGAAAGGAGACCTTAACGACCTTAAAAAATTGACCATGGAACTGATGAAGCACGGTACTCATGGCAATTTTGAAGAAGACAATTCGCAGCTGATTAGTAAAATTTACGGAGAAGAAGATGAAGTGCCGGTAAGCCCTCCACGTCCGGCAGAGGAGAAAAAGTACCTACCTATTTATAAGGATGGTGACACGGAACTGCATGACAGTACTTTTGATACCGACCATGAAACTGTGGAAGAGGAAAACTTATCCTTACAAGAAAAAGAGCTGGAGCTAATAAAGAAGGCCCTGGATAGAAGTGGTGGAAAAAGAAAAGATGCAGCCGATGAGTTGGGTATTTCTGAGCGAACGCTTTATCGTAAAATAAAACAGTACGACCTACAATGA
- a CDS encoding co-chaperone GroES — MAEINLRPLADRVLVEPSAAETKTASGIIIPDTAQEKPQQGKVVAVGNGKVDEPMTVKVGDTVLYGKYGGTEIKHNGVDYLIMREADIFAVIG; from the coding sequence ATGGCTGAAATTAATCTTCGCCCTTTAGCAGATAGAGTTCTTGTAGAGCCTAGTGCTGCTGAAACCAAAACTGCATCTGGAATTATTATTCCTGATACTGCACAGGAAAAACCACAGCAAGGAAAAGTAGTGGCAGTAGGTAATGGTAAGGTAGATGAGCCAATGACTGTGAAAGTAGGCGATACTGTACTATATGGAAAGTACGGTGGTACCGAAATTAAGCACAATGGCGTGGACTATCTTATTATGAGAGAGGCTGACATTTTTGCTGTAATCGGTTAA
- a CDS encoding LptE family protein → MRKFIALSIFAILTACGSGGYSFTGGDVGNAKTISVDFFPNYAPIVEPTLSQTFTEALRDIFVRQTSLELVERGGDLHFEGTITGYDVKPINAQSGSDNIGGGTAANRLTITVNVIYTNKLEEKKSFEQNFSRFADFDANVDLSQASATLIEQITTELAENILNQSIGSW, encoded by the coding sequence ATGAGAAAATTTATAGCGCTTAGCATTTTTGCAATATTGACTGCTTGTGGCTCTGGTGGATATTCTTTTACTGGTGGTGACGTAGGAAACGCAAAAACTATTTCGGTTGACTTTTTTCCAAACTATGCACCAATCGTTGAGCCTACTTTGAGTCAAACTTTTACAGAAGCTTTACGCGATATTTTTGTTCGCCAAACTTCTTTGGAGTTAGTAGAACGAGGTGGTGATCTTCATTTTGAAGGAACTATCACGGGGTATGATGTAAAACCAATTAATGCACAGTCAGGATCTGATAATATTGGTGGCGGAACTGCTGCCAACAGACTCACCATTACGGTGAATGTGATTTACACCAATAAGCTTGAAGAGAAGAAAAGCTTTGAGCAAAATTTTTCACGTTTTGCTGATTTTGATGCAAATGTCGATCTTTCGCAAGCCTCAGCAACTTTGATAGAACAAATCACAACGGAGCTGGCTGAAAACATTTTGAACCAATCAATAGGTAGCTGGTAA